AACGCCATTCTCGCCCTTTCCATTGTTTTTTTATTGGTACTGGCTACTAATCGTATAGATCGAAAACATTTTGAAGTCGCTCAAAACTCAGTTAAAGAAGTTTATAATGATCGAGTTGTAGTACAGGATTATATATTCTCGATATCTAATGCTTTATTTTATAAGCGTTTGGCTCTAAAAGATAGTCTTGTTAAGCTGCAACGACTTAAAGAAAATGAGAATATACGTACACTTCTTTTAAATTTTAAAGAGACTAAGCTTACTATTGCCGAAGCACGAAATTTCGATAAATTACAGGCGAACTTTGATCGATTAATTCAATTAGAATCTCAATATTCTCAACCGGTAAAAGATACAGTTGTGCTTAAAGACAAAATTTCTCAAACGCTAGAAGCAATGCAGGTAAATCTTAAAGAACTTTCTGAAATTCAAATTAGAGAGAGTAGAGATCTTACATTTAATGCTCAAAAGTCTTTAGATTTTAGTGAGCTCCTTTCTAATTTAGAAATCCTATTTCTTATTATAACCGGGATAGCCATACAATTTATTCTCTTTTATAGGGTAAAGAAAAGCCGTTAGTAGGAAGCATCTTGCACAACCCGGGGCAGTATTGATTATCCTTTAAAAATTCTCTATGGAAAAAAAAATACTACGCATTACTCCATTTCAAAAATTTGTAAAAATTGAAAGTTCAGGAGGAATACTTCTTTTATTAGCAACCCTAACCGCACTAATCTGGGCAAATTCACCCCTCGGGTCAAGCTATGCTGCTTTATGGGATTTTAAAATAGGTATTAAAACAGAGCATTTTGAACTCTATAAACCATTAATTCTTTGGGTAAATGATGGTTTTATGACTATTTTCTTCTTTTTGATAGGGTTAGAAATAAAGCGCGAGGTTCTCATAGGAGAATTAAATTCATTAAAAAAAATGGCTTTTCCACTCTTTGGTGCAGTAGGCGGAATGCTGATACCGGTTGTGTTTTTCTTGGTACTAAATAACAATGGAGAAACCTATAAAGGTTGGGGAATACCTATGGCAACAGATATTGCTTTTTCTCTTGCGATTTTAAATACATTAGGTAAAAAAGTACAGCTTAGTCTCAAAATATTTCTAACGGCTTTTGCCATCGTTGATGATCTGGGAGCAGTGCTGGTGATTGCTTTTTTCTATAGTGGGACTATTAATCTCATACTTTTAAGTATTGCTGTTGCGCTCTTAGGGATGTTGTACTTACTCTCGTACAAGCGGTATTATTCAAAATTTGTTTTAATTACGTTTGGGATTATAATTTGGGTATTGTTTCTCAAGTCGGGCATTCACCCTACACTTGCAGGCGTATTACTGGCATTTTCAGTACCTATACGACAAACCATAAACACACCGGCTTTTATAGAAAATCTGGTAGCTATTACCACCAATATTAAAGAGGCAGCTATATCTAAGAAACCTATTTTAAGTAAGGAGCAAATACAAGAAATAGATGATTTACAAGATTGGACGAGTAGATATCAATCTCCATTGCAGCATATGGAGCATAATTTACATGGCTGGGTAGCCTATTTAATAATTCCAATATTTGCACTTGCTAATGCAGGGATAACCTTGTCAAGTGATGTAAATCTAGATACCATGTTGATAATAAATATAATTGTTTGTCTTGTTTTAGGTAAAAGTATAGGCATCACGGCAATTGTAGTTTTAGCACAAAAAATGAGACTTATTGTAGTTCCTAAAGATATTACGCTGCAGCACATTATAGGGACTTCTTTTCTGGCAGGTATAGGTTTTACGATGGCAATTTTTGTTTCTAATTTAGCTTTTGCGAGTGATCCTATTTATAACTTATCTGCAAAAATGGGCATACTTATAGGTTCATTAATTGCAGCGATTTTAGGATATTTGATATTGAGGTTTAAACGTGGTGAGTAAACTGAAAGCAAGCGTAATTTTGCAGCTTGAAGTTTTCAGTATTTAGGGTAATCATGGTAACATATTTAAATTTATGAATAGTCCCGAAGATGCATTAAGAGAACGTATCAAAGAACTTACCTGCCTTTATGAAGTTTCTTCAATTCTGGTAAATGCAAATCCTGAGGAGCAGGAAGAGACTTTTAGAGCTATTAGCTTATGTTTAAAGCGGGCTTTTCAGTATCCTGAATTCACCGAGATTAAAATTCAACAGGGGGAGACCAGCACAAATACGGGCGATTTTAAAACAGACAATTTTTTAAAAGCTTCAATAAATTTATTCAACAAAGAAGAAGGTATTCTGCAGGTAGGTCTTAATAAAAAAGAGTTGCTTTTTCTTGCGGAAGAGCAGCAGCTAATAGACAATATTGCACTTAAAATTGGAGATTTTCTAGAGCGGGTTGCAATTAAACGTAGTGAGACCTTACTTAAACAACAGATGGAGCGTGCAGACCGCCTATCAATTTTAGGCGAACTTACTGCGGGTATTGCTCATGAGCTCAATACACCTCTGGCTAATATTTTAGGTTTTTCAGAACTACTTAAAGATAATTTTGAAGATGATAAAGAAACAGTAGCAGATTTAGATAAGATTATTAAAAACGCTATTTTTTCTAGAGAGGTGGTAAAGAAACTCATGTTTTTTGCCTGTGCTATGCCTCAGGAAAAAAAGAAGATAAACATCGTACCTCATATTAATGATGCTATTAATCTGCTTGACGCTACCTTTAGAAAAGAGCGGGTAAAATACATAGTAAAAATACAGGAAGAGGAAATGTTTTTGCGGGCAGATACTGTGCAAATCACGCAAATTATTTTTAATCTTATTATAAATGCTATATACTTTACTCCAGAAGAAGGATTAGTTACTGTTGAAGTCCACGAAGATTCAAATACAATTGTTTTAAAAATCATTGATGAAGGTCCCGGTTTAACTGAAGACGCTTTGGAAAAAGTTTTTCAGCCGTTTTTTACCACAAAACCTACGGGAGAAGGTTCTGGTTTAGGACTTAGCGTGGTACATGGCATTGTAGCAAGCCATCAGGGAACGATTAGTGCAGAAAACAATAGTGATAAAGGCGCTACATTTATAGTAAGCTTACCTAAATAAACGAGATGCAATTACGTAAAGAGAATATTCTTATTGTTGATGATGACCTCAATATCTTAGAGCTATTGCAGCGGCATTTAAACTCTTGGGATTATCATACCTACAGGGCAGTTTCTGTTAAAGAGGCCGTGAGTATTTTAAGCGATACTCAAGTAGATTTGTTGATTACAGACTTAAAAATGCCTCAAATAGATGGCTTCGAACTTATAAAATTTGTTTCTGAGCATTACCCACAGATTCCTAAGTTAATAGTTACCGGCTATCCTTCGGTTCAAGACTCGCTTGCAGCGATTAAATCTGGCGTTCTCGAGTATCTTACTAAACCCTTTACTAAAGATGAATTAAAAAATGCTATTGAAAAAGCAATCCCTAAAGATTTAAAAGAGGGTGTTGAACCAATTCAGCGTTCAAAAAATAATGATACTGCGTTTAATGAAATAATAGGTACTTCCGAAAAAATAAGTGAGGTTCTGCAGATTATTGATCGTGTAAAAAACAACAAAGCTACAGTTCTGGTTACGGGTGAAAGTGGTACTGGTAAAGAACTGGTGGCGCGGGCTATTCACTACAGCGGAAAGTTTGCTGCGGCACCATTTATTGCAGTTAATTGTGGAGGTATTCCTGAAAATTTACTTGAAGCAGAACTTTTTGGGTATACAAAAGGAGCTTTTACAGGAGCAGATAAAAATAGAAAAGGAGCTTTTCAAGCGGCTCAGGGTGGTACGCTTTTTTTAGATGAAATAGGCAATGCTTCGCTTGCAGTACAGGTGCGATTACTACGTGTTTTACAGGAAAAAGAAGTAGTACGTATAGGATCGCAGATCCCAGAAAAAATAGATTTACGTGTGATTGCAGCAACAAACAGTGATCTACACGAGATGATTAAAAAACAAACTTTTAGAGAAGATTTGTATTACAGGCTTAGTGTGGTAGAGATAAATGTTGCGCCATTAC
The sequence above is a segment of the Leeuwenhoekiella sp. MAR_2009_132 genome. Coding sequences within it:
- a CDS encoding sigma-54-dependent transcriptional regulator is translated as MQLRKENILIVDDDLNILELLQRHLNSWDYHTYRAVSVKEAVSILSDTQVDLLITDLKMPQIDGFELIKFVSEHYPQIPKLIVTGYPSVQDSLAAIKSGVLEYLTKPFTKDELKNAIEKAIPKDLKEGVEPIQRSKNNDTAFNEIIGTSEKISEVLQIIDRVKNNKATVLVTGESGTGKELVARAIHYSGKFAAAPFIAVNCGGIPENLLEAELFGYTKGAFTGADKNRKGAFQAAQGGTLFLDEIGNASLAVQVRLLRVLQEKEVVRIGSQIPEKIDLRVIAATNSDLHEMIKKQTFREDLYYRLSVVEINVAPLRERVADIPLLVEKFLFKYGVEYKDRFIKIDREAVDVLKRYQWPGNIRELENVIQRAVIMCDKNIKVTHLPDHLKYVLDFPEEALTTLAAMEKNYILKVLRATGNNKTKAAEILQITRKTLREKLKD
- a CDS encoding sensor histidine kinase translates to MNSPEDALRERIKELTCLYEVSSILVNANPEEQEETFRAISLCLKRAFQYPEFTEIKIQQGETSTNTGDFKTDNFLKASINLFNKEEGILQVGLNKKELLFLAEEQQLIDNIALKIGDFLERVAIKRSETLLKQQMERADRLSILGELTAGIAHELNTPLANILGFSELLKDNFEDDKETVADLDKIIKNAIFSREVVKKLMFFACAMPQEKKKINIVPHINDAINLLDATFRKERVKYIVKIQEEEMFLRADTVQITQIIFNLIINAIYFTPEEGLVTVEVHEDSNTIVLKIIDEGPGLTEDALEKVFQPFFTTKPTGEGSGLGLSVVHGIVASHQGTISAENNSDKGATFIVSLPK
- the nhaA gene encoding Na+/H+ antiporter NhaA; translated protein: MEKKILRITPFQKFVKIESSGGILLLLATLTALIWANSPLGSSYAALWDFKIGIKTEHFELYKPLILWVNDGFMTIFFFLIGLEIKREVLIGELNSLKKMAFPLFGAVGGMLIPVVFFLVLNNNGETYKGWGIPMATDIAFSLAILNTLGKKVQLSLKIFLTAFAIVDDLGAVLVIAFFYSGTINLILLSIAVALLGMLYLLSYKRYYSKFVLITFGIIIWVLFLKSGIHPTLAGVLLAFSVPIRQTINTPAFIENLVAITTNIKEAAISKKPILSKEQIQEIDDLQDWTSRYQSPLQHMEHNLHGWVAYLIIPIFALANAGITLSSDVNLDTMLIINIIVCLVLGKSIGITAIVVLAQKMRLIVVPKDITLQHIIGTSFLAGIGFTMAIFVSNLAFASDPIYNLSAKMGILIGSLIAAILGYLILRFKRGE